The Leifsonia williamsii genome includes a region encoding these proteins:
- a CDS encoding YeiH family protein produces the protein MRPRPSVPWLPGVAVAAVAAAAAWGVHWLVPAVPLLTAAVVLGIVVGQVPAARPALNGVLGPGLSLSAKRLMRIGVVLLGLKLSLGDIAGLGWVTIATTVGIVLLSFAGTFWIGRLFRLPGHQPLLLATGFSICGASAIGAMSGVVKPKDEEAATPVALVTLCGTLAIFVLPLLWHPLGLSAVQFGHWVGAGVHDVGQVVATAQLAGPAALAVAVVVKLTRVLMLAPVVAVAAVVERRRHVAGDPTVKRPPIVPLFVAGFIAAVLVRSFVPLPPVVLDAADTLQTVVLAMALFGLGTAVRLRSLLGTGWRALATGLLSWALIAALALGAVWIS, from the coding sequence ATCCGTCCCCGCCCGTCCGTCCCGTGGCTGCCCGGCGTCGCCGTGGCCGCGGTCGCGGCGGCAGCGGCGTGGGGCGTGCACTGGCTGGTGCCGGCGGTCCCGCTGCTGACGGCCGCGGTGGTGCTCGGCATCGTGGTCGGACAGGTCCCGGCGGCCCGCCCCGCGCTGAACGGCGTGCTGGGGCCGGGGCTCTCGCTCAGCGCGAAGCGGCTGATGCGCATCGGCGTCGTGCTGCTCGGCCTCAAGCTGAGCCTCGGCGATATCGCCGGCCTCGGCTGGGTGACCATCGCGACCACCGTCGGCATCGTGCTGCTGTCGTTCGCCGGCACCTTCTGGATCGGGAGGCTGTTCCGCCTCCCCGGGCACCAGCCGCTGCTGCTCGCGACCGGCTTCTCGATCTGCGGCGCGTCGGCGATCGGGGCGATGAGCGGTGTCGTCAAGCCGAAGGACGAGGAAGCCGCCACACCGGTCGCGCTCGTGACCCTGTGCGGCACGCTCGCGATCTTCGTGCTCCCGCTGCTCTGGCATCCGCTCGGGCTGAGCGCCGTGCAGTTCGGGCACTGGGTCGGCGCGGGCGTGCACGACGTCGGCCAGGTCGTCGCGACGGCCCAGCTCGCCGGCCCCGCGGCGCTCGCGGTCGCGGTCGTCGTCAAGCTCACGCGGGTGCTGATGCTCGCACCCGTCGTCGCCGTCGCCGCGGTGGTCGAGCGCCGCCGGCACGTGGCAGGCGACCCGACCGTGAAGCGGCCGCCGATCGTCCCGCTCTTCGTCGCCGGGTTCATCGCGGCGGTGCTGGTGCGGTCGTTCGTGCCGCTGCCTCCCGTAGTCCTCGACGCGGCGGACACCCTGCAGACCGTGGTGCTGGCGATGGCGCTGTTCGGGCTGGGGACGGCCGTGCGCCTCCGCTCGCTGCTCGGCACCGGCTGGCGCGCCCTGGCGACCGGGCTGCTCTCGTGGGCGCTGATCGCCGCGCTCGCGCTCGGCGCCGTCT